In Raphanus sativus cultivar WK10039 unplaced genomic scaffold, ASM80110v3 Scaffold1467, whole genome shotgun sequence, one DNA window encodes the following:
- the LOC130504264 gene encoding zinc finger protein ZAT5-like yields the protein MDTAEEAILVAKEQALIIKGKRTKRQRLQSPIPFSIIPPMSSQEPDAQEKSTSLVSKGKSLNDEINNNNKNDNNILVNGMTSSSSASSSFNNATLKAAADEEDQDMANCLILLAQGHSLPHHKFSHQQPLTRQLMGSCQESGNNNNSNTYRSSSRRFLETSSSNGTTTSGGRAGYYVYQCKTCDRTFPSFQALGGHRASHKKPKATAGLHDLKKSIYNDAVSLHLNNVLTTTPNNNNNNHRSLVAYGKANNNKVHECGICGAEFTSGQALGGHMRRHRGVVVSATTATQTATLALPATANTALTLSPMSFDKMSDGPVQAPVKRARSAVVSLDLDLNLPAPEDENRVNGLSVASKQEHGHEQTQRREEQKSIVLSSAPTLVDCYY from the coding sequence ATGGACACAGCCGAGGAAGCGATACTGGTTGCTAAAGAGCAAGCCTTGATCATTAAAGGGAAGAGGACTAAGAGGCAGCGTCTTCAGTCCCCAATCCCTTTCTCTATTATCCCTCCTATGTCTTCTCAAGAACCGGATGCCCAAGAAAAGTCCACTAGTCTTGTTTCCAAGGGGAAAAGTCTCAATGATGagatcaacaacaacaataagaaTGATAACAACATTTTGGTCAATGGTATGACATCttcatcttctgcttcttcatcTTTCAACAATGCGACATTAAAGGCCGCAGCTGACGAAGAAGATCAAGATATGGCTAACTGTTTAATCCTCCTTGCCCAAGGTCATTCTCTTCCACACCACAAATTCAGCCACCAACAACCACTAACAAGACAACTCATGGGAAGTTGCCAAGAATCCGGTAATAACAACAACAGCAATACGTATAGATCTAGCAGCAGGAGGTTTCTAGAGACATCTTCATCAAACGGGACCACGACCAGTGGAGGCAGAGCTGGTTACTATGTTTACCAATGCAAAACATGTGACCGAACTTTTCCATCTTTTCAAGCTCTCGGTGGTCATAGAGCCAGCCACAAGAAGCCTAAAGCCACTGCGGGTCTTCATGACCTCAAGAAGTCTATCTACAACGACGCCGTTTCTCTTCATCTCAACAACGTCCTCACCACAACTCCtaacaacaataataataacCATAGATCGCTTGTGGCCTACGGCAAAGCTAATAACAATAAAGTCCATGAGTGTGGAATATGTGGAGCTGAATTCACATCCGGACAAGCCTTAGGTGGTCACATGAGACGCCATAGAGGCGTGGTGGTATCTGCCACCACAGCCACCCAAACCGCGACATTAGCCCTTCCGGCTACTGCAAACACGGCTTTGACATTGTCGCCTATGTCGTTCGATAAGATGTCTGACGGTCCAGTTCAGGCTCCGGTTAAGAGAGCGAGGAGTGCAGTTGTGTCATTGGATTTAGATCTGAATCTACCAGCTCCGGAAGATGAGAACCGGGTCAACGGATTAAGTGTTGCTTCAAAGCAAGAACATGGACATGAACAAACACAACGGAGAGAAGAACAAAAGTCTATTGTTTTGTCTTCTGCTCCTACATTGGTGGATTGCTATTACTGA
- the LOC130504262 gene encoding NAC domain containing protein 50-like isoform X1, which yields MGRESVVAVVSSPATAPSTVVAATALAPGFRFHPTDEELVSYYLKRKVLGKPVRFDAIGEVDIYKHEPWDLAVFSRLRTRDQEWYFYSALDKKYGNGARMNRATNKGYWKATGKDREVRRDVQILGMKKTLVFHSGRAPDGLRTNWVMHEYRLVDYETESNGNLVQDAYVLCRIFHKNNIGPPSGNRYAPFMEEEWADDGVALIPGVDVSVRAEPIPLANGNSQEMQSASKDIININEPPRETTTTPMDIEVNHKDNNNNHCDDEDEEEALKREEAGEEDEHPPPPSLCILNKEAPLPLLQYKRRRQNESTRTTTTQDHSSSTITTVDNTPTTTAAAATNTAISALLEFSLMGLSDKKDSQPQPLTPLASSEEKLNDLQKEIHQMSVERETFKLEMMSAEAMISILQSRIDALRQENDELKKNSANGH from the exons ATGGGTCGTGAATCTGTGGTTGCTGTTGTTTCTTCTCCGGCGACTGCGCCAAGTACTGTCGTGGCGGCGACGGCGCTTGCTCCTGGTTTCCGATTTCACCCGACAGACGAGGAACTGGTGAGCTATTACTTGAAGAGAAAGGTTCTGGGGAAACCTGTGCGCTTCGATGCGATTGGAGAGGTCGATATCTACAAGCACGAGCCCTGGGACTTAGCAG tGTTTTCGAGGTTGAGGACAAGGGACCAGGAATGGTACTTCTACAGTGCGTTAGACAAGAAGTACGGAAACGGCGCTAGGATGAACCGAGCTACTAACAAAGGCTACTGGAAAGCAACCGGTAAAGACAGAGAGGTCCGCCGTGACGTTCAGATCCTCGGTATGAAAAAGACTCTCGTTTTCCACAGCGGGCGTGCCCCAGACGGGCTCAGGACCAATTGGGTCATGCACGAGTATCGCCTTGTTGACTATGAAACTGAAAGCAATGGGAACCTCGTG CAagatgcatatgtgttgtgtaGAATCTTTCACAAGAACAACATTGGGCCTCCAAGTGGGAACCGATACGCACCGTTCATGGAAGAGGAGTGGGCTGATGATGGTGTAGCTCTGATTCCAGGAGTAGACGTTAGTGTCAGGGCAGAACCAATACCATTAGCTAATGGAAACAGCCAG GAGATGCAGTCAGCGAGCAAGGACATCATTAACATCAACGAGCCACCAAGAGAGACTACTACTACTCCAATGGATATCGAAGTCAACCATAAGGATAACAACAATAACCATTGTGATGATGAAGACGAGGAGGAAGCACTCAAACGTGAGGAGGCAGGTGAAGAAGATGagcatcctcctcctccttctttaTGCATTCTCAACAAAGAAGCTCCGTTGCCTCTCCTCCAATACAAACGCAGACGCCAAAACGAATCAACCAGGACCACCACCACACAGGACCACTCTTCGTCCACAATAACAACCGTCGACAACACACCAACAACTACTGCTGCAGCTGCCACCAACACAGCCATCTCTGCGTTGCTCGAGTTCTCACTCATGGGCCTCTCCGACAAGAAAGACAGCCAGCCGCAGCCTCTTACCCCACTTGCATCTTCTGAAGAGAAGCTGAATGATCTCCAGAAGGAGATTCACCAGATGTCCGTTGAGAGAGAGACATTCAAGCTTGAGATGATGAGTGCGGAGGCTATGATCAGTATTCTCCAGTCCAGGATCGATGCTCTGCGTCAGGAGAACGATGAGCTGAAGAAGAACAGCGCTAATGGACACTAA
- the LOC130504262 gene encoding NAC domain containing protein 50-like isoform X2: MGRESVVAVVSSPATAPSTVVAATALAPGFRFHPTDEELVSYYLKRKVLGKPVRFDAIGEVDIYKHEPWDLAVFSRLRTRDQEWYFYSALDKKYGNGARMNRATNKGYWKATGKDREVRRDVQILGMKKTLVFHSGRAPDGLRTNWVMHEYRLVDYETESNGNLVQDAYVLCRIFHKNNIGPPSGNRYAPFMEEEWADDGVALIPGVDVSVRAEPIPLANGNSQSASKDIININEPPRETTTTPMDIEVNHKDNNNNHCDDEDEEEALKREEAGEEDEHPPPPSLCILNKEAPLPLLQYKRRRQNESTRTTTTQDHSSSTITTVDNTPTTTAAAATNTAISALLEFSLMGLSDKKDSQPQPLTPLASSEEKLNDLQKEIHQMSVERETFKLEMMSAEAMISILQSRIDALRQENDELKKNSANGH, from the exons ATGGGTCGTGAATCTGTGGTTGCTGTTGTTTCTTCTCCGGCGACTGCGCCAAGTACTGTCGTGGCGGCGACGGCGCTTGCTCCTGGTTTCCGATTTCACCCGACAGACGAGGAACTGGTGAGCTATTACTTGAAGAGAAAGGTTCTGGGGAAACCTGTGCGCTTCGATGCGATTGGAGAGGTCGATATCTACAAGCACGAGCCCTGGGACTTAGCAG tGTTTTCGAGGTTGAGGACAAGGGACCAGGAATGGTACTTCTACAGTGCGTTAGACAAGAAGTACGGAAACGGCGCTAGGATGAACCGAGCTACTAACAAAGGCTACTGGAAAGCAACCGGTAAAGACAGAGAGGTCCGCCGTGACGTTCAGATCCTCGGTATGAAAAAGACTCTCGTTTTCCACAGCGGGCGTGCCCCAGACGGGCTCAGGACCAATTGGGTCATGCACGAGTATCGCCTTGTTGACTATGAAACTGAAAGCAATGGGAACCTCGTG CAagatgcatatgtgttgtgtaGAATCTTTCACAAGAACAACATTGGGCCTCCAAGTGGGAACCGATACGCACCGTTCATGGAAGAGGAGTGGGCTGATGATGGTGTAGCTCTGATTCCAGGAGTAGACGTTAGTGTCAGGGCAGAACCAATACCATTAGCTAATGGAAACAGCCAG TCAGCGAGCAAGGACATCATTAACATCAACGAGCCACCAAGAGAGACTACTACTACTCCAATGGATATCGAAGTCAACCATAAGGATAACAACAATAACCATTGTGATGATGAAGACGAGGAGGAAGCACTCAAACGTGAGGAGGCAGGTGAAGAAGATGagcatcctcctcctccttctttaTGCATTCTCAACAAAGAAGCTCCGTTGCCTCTCCTCCAATACAAACGCAGACGCCAAAACGAATCAACCAGGACCACCACCACACAGGACCACTCTTCGTCCACAATAACAACCGTCGACAACACACCAACAACTACTGCTGCAGCTGCCACCAACACAGCCATCTCTGCGTTGCTCGAGTTCTCACTCATGGGCCTCTCCGACAAGAAAGACAGCCAGCCGCAGCCTCTTACCCCACTTGCATCTTCTGAAGAGAAGCTGAATGATCTCCAGAAGGAGATTCACCAGATGTCCGTTGAGAGAGAGACATTCAAGCTTGAGATGATGAGTGCGGAGGCTATGATCAGTATTCTCCAGTCCAGGATCGATGCTCTGCGTCAGGAGAACGATGAGCTGAAGAAGAACAGCGCTAATGGACACTAA